The Mauremys reevesii isolate NIE-2019 linkage group 3, ASM1616193v1, whole genome shotgun sequence genomic sequence CCTGCACTGGCGACCCTGACCCACAAGTTGAGAACCGCTGGTGTAGACGCTCTAAAAAGCCATGGCTCTTGGCTTTGATCTACACAGACCCACAATGGAAACAAATACATTTGACTCTACAATTACACTGGAGGATGGAGATGGTAAAGAAGTAGGGGGTGGAGACAGAGGAACCCGAGAGCAGGAAGCACGATTCCCTGTTTAAACTACTACAGACAGGTCTACACAAGAAGCTTTTGCCAATCTAGCAATGTTGGctaggggtgtgaattttttttttttgggcgatgtttctataccagcaaaagctcCACTGTAGTCACAGATATACCAGGATAAAAACACTTTTTCCAGTACAACTTATTTCACTTCCTGAACCAATATACATATTGTTCATTGTTTCATTGATGGCTAGTGAAAAGTCTGTCCCCCATTCAAATCTAATACATCTCTCTTACCTTGGGATTGTATTCAGCATTTCGGGCTCGAAGCGCAATAGTTTTTAGGTCAAGTTTGCAACCAAGATTCACAGTGGACACAATATTCCTGAAGACAAGTTAGAGAGATTAGTTGGTAAGGTTAGATTTAATGAAGGATTCCTGggatctctctttttttaaactgtacaTGACTTGATACTGAGATTTTGCTGTTCAAGCATGTTTGATTGGGTCAGATACATCTATGGTTTAACACTATTGACGGTGATGAAGTTACACCAAGGATTATTTTACAGGAGTGGTAGCAACGATCAAACTGATGTGATACCTGGGGAAAATTGAGAGAACTTGTATATTAAAggttccctttttttcccctcaacagttaaaaacaaaaaggatttttgtttaaatttagaGAGCCAAGTTGAATTTATATCACAGCATATGAGAATGTCATCTGTACTCAAAAATAAGGTTGTTTTGAGTACAAAATGCCCACTGGCACTTTTTCTATAAGTTGCCATAAAAGAAAGACTTTAGTGTTTTCCCTTTATTGCAAAGTacagtgaaaaagattttcacaCCCAATACCTTGATCTAATTCTATATTTTTCTCCCCTGAACAAACTCATAAGCAGTAGCCCACTAGCAAACAAGACAAGATACTAGGGACAATTCCATCTATAGGTGACTaacagggttttttccccttttaattcCCTTTCCACtgtatatttatattttcaattttaataagcCTCTCATTAATAAAACTAGTATAACCAGGAAACAGaggttattttaaaaacagtcaCAATATGCAAGCATTTCAATAGGTTACAGCTGAGAATATATTTAAAGGTTATATGTATTTTGACATATTAGACTGTCAATTTGGATTACATTTCGCTCCAGGTTTGCTGGACTTTTGAAACTGCATATAGCCAAAAACAGTTACAGTATTATAAAGCTACCACATGAAGACACAGGATGACATTAAGCAGCCCAACAGAGTGCATATTAGATCTATGGCTAACAAAGATCAGCAAGAAGTCCCACTTCTACTACTGAACCGCCACGCTAACAGAAGTTATAAATCATCTAAGTCACTAAATCTTTAAAAGGCTCATTGTAGGGGAGGGAGAGActgtataataaaaatataccAAGTACACTCACTGCAGCTGTGGCACAATCCCGGAGCTCTCTGATGCAGGTGTTGCAGGCGTTATTGGGGTCATAGGAGTCATTGGAGAGGGATAGAGTGGCGTGGTTCCTGGTAAAGGAGCTGTAGTAAGAGTCTGTGAATGGAAGAGCTGCGGCGTTTGACTGGATGTTCCCTGTGTTGCTTGCTGTGATGTGGATTGTTgtgctgcttgctgctgctgctgcctctgctgttcCTCCAGAATAGACAGACTGTTGGTACTTTGGACCGGCTGTGGTGTCAGTCCAGTGCCATAGGGCATCATTGGGCTAAAAATTGGAATTCCAGGAGTCATGGCACCCTAAGGAAGAGAGTATAAAGAATAGAGCTTGAGTTCAGTCGAGTCCATTTACTTTTATGAGAAAAATCAAACATTTGTTGCATGAGGTTAAGAACAAAAATGGTGGTTTGTACCTTTCCAGCCTGAGTGGGGATTTGTTAGAAATTAAtactcttagggcatgtctacactgcagaattATGTCAACCTAACATATGTTGGCATACCACTGCCGCaataattaaatcacttttgcttgtccacactacactccttgtgtcagcagtgaGCATCCTAACCAGGAGCGCTCGTACTGATTGTacagtcagtgtggggcattatgggacagcttctgaaaggcagtaacagtcgatgtaagcaacACAGCGTCTATACTGACACTGCATCGACGTAGCTACATCAACATTGAttctatgcctctcatggaggtcaGCCTAGCAGGGCATTTACGTTAGCGGGAGCGAAATTTTACCAGACACTTacatagttaggtcaacataagctgccttgcgtcAACCTAATTCTGTAGCATAAGCCAGGCCTTAGAAGCTCATTTTACTGCACAGTACTTAGAACTATTTTTATCTCCATTAAATTGTCCAGTCCAATACTCCTCTTCACTAGCTAGTGAAGGAGTTTTCTCTTCAGTGTATACTCCGGAGCTTTGTTTTCCTGAAGGATATGCTAACATCTAATAGCTCTCacttaaaaaaaggaaacaaacccaGTGAATTTGGTGCTTGTGGAAAATGCCTACTTAAAAGCTCTGGAGACTGAAATTGTCCTTTTACAAACAGAAGAGATACAGCATTAGCAGTGGCAGCTTCCTCATATCACCTTGCAGGTatgcttcaaaatgtgacccggAGAGAACCTCCAGAAATTAAAAGGGAGTTCAGGCTCATGTTAATTTAATGCTCAGTTGTCTGAGCAAAGAAACTAATTGGGGGGCCAACTGCAGTGATATTTGGGAGTGATGGGCACTCCAGGctcaattatttcaaattttacCACTAAAATGGACTTAAACATTTGTTTTACTTAAATCTAAACAAAGATAAAGAATGAAAattacatatttatatatttctgAAATCTCCATTAACGTAAACCTTAAgtttacaaaaatatatttatttaattaatttgctTACACTGTGCATCTGAATAATCAGTTTCACCCTTTCCACTACATAACATGTTTACATTAAAGTCGATGGAATTACATCAAGAATGAATGTTTCTCCCATACTGAAGAGATTCTTATAAACATTAACAGGGCAGTAGAAAAACCCTGAAGAATTCTCTCTTTTGTGGGTGCACATGAAAGACGGCTTTACCACAAAGTGGACTTTTTTTAATTAGTTAATTgtcaactggatttttttttagttaatattCTTCTGTTTTAGATAAGCAATTCACACAAGAAAAATTTGGTATTTGTAGAACAATTGTACTTCAACATCGGGAAAATGAGAATACTGTTAAACACCCAATTGCAATGAAatagtttaatttaaaacaaaaaaatagtaaTTTACATGTTTGAAGGTAAAATGGAGGAAAATTCTCCAGAGATTACAACTAACTACTTTTTATCCTAGTACCTGTTATCATATAAAGTAGTTCCAAAAGCAACAAATATTAGACCCTTCTCTAGCAAATAAGCACATTAATATTGCTACATTCTAAACAATCTTTCATATCCATAAACATCCATATTGTTACTCAAGACACTGAAATCTCTTTTACAAAGAAATTCATCTCACGAGTAAAtttgaaataatttgttttgtttttttttacctgaGGGGATGCTAACCCCTGGGCGTAGGGTGGTATGCTGTTGTTCTGATCCATGATTCCAATTACTTCTTTGGTCGGGATAGAAATAATTCCACCAATTCAATAAAAGTAATTCCACACCCtcatgggtttttttcccccctaaagcATTCCAGCAACTAGTTTCTCAGCGACTCTTGAAGCGTTATGAAAACATCAGTTCCAGAAAAGTTTGTGTAGTAAGTCTAAAATACAGTCCAAAACCTGAAAGGGAAAAAGTAGGCTCTTGATAACCATATGTTTAAAAAACTCGCATGATTACATCCAGCTGCCATGTAACATAGCAGTCCTTAAATAAATTTGTGCACATTATGCTGCCTTTGAAACTTCACTCCCGCCAAGAACTTACGTATGTGTTTACTCACATGAACAGACCCATTGGATTCAGTAGGACTACACACAtgcctaagggctggtctacactagaaagttagtTTGACTTAACGATATTGCTCGAAGgtctgaaaaattcacacccaAGACACAGTTCCCCTTTTCTACACCTATCCCTGATGTAGAAAGCAGTAGGTCGCcaggagaattcttccatcaacctacctACTGCCCcttggagacaggggcggctccaggcaccagcacaccaagagtgtgcctggggtggcaagccgcagggggcggcctgccggttgccatgagggcagcagtcagagtgccttcggcggcatgcttgcgggaggtccacaggtcCCACAGCTTTGGCGGCAGGTACACTGAAGGCGCGGGACCCGTGGACCTCCCATAAGTATGCCACTgaatccgcattaccagcggacctcccgcaggcatgccgccgaaagccgcttgactgctgtgcttggggtggcaaaatacatagaactGCCCCTGCTCAGAGAGATGGATTTACTAGtgatggaaaaactccttccattgctgtagttagTATCTatactacagcagtgcagctgcgccactgtagcatttctaatgtagacataccttaagtgtTCGCAGGGCTGAGCCTTTAGTTATAATGATTCCAAACTTTGCCACCAAAACACAATGTTTTACTTAAGCCTTACACATAATGTAACAGAAATCAATGTTTGTAGATTCATTCATATAATATTAAAATTGTGTCTTAACAGTCCATTAAAAGATTACATCTTAGCATTAAAATTAATGAGATACTCAAGTATTGCACAAATTTTACCAAGATACTAAATAAAGTTAATttgatatttatagctcatcatATATTGAGTAGTGCTTTCAAAACACAGCCGACCCAACTCCATTCTGAACTGCACCAGTTCAGCTCAGCTGATTTCAGTCAGAGTGCCCTGGTACAACAGAGGGTAGAGTTTGGTCTGATTTTTTTGAAATGGCTCCAATGTTTTTAACATTATTTTGTTAATCTACAGTAACTTCACTGGTTTGATACCAAGATTTCTAGTCCTTGTGCTTGTACATTCATTTGTTGTTGTGGGATTGTTCTTGAAGCCTGAGCTGCTGGAAATGATTTAACAGCAAAACATTATTaaaatcagaaaggaaaaaaaaagtttcctttgcCAACCCCAGACAAAAAATGAAGCACTGAGACATATCACCAAAGAATTACATGCACCTTACAGAGAAGAAAAAAGTGAGAAAATAATTGGAGTTTTCCAATTGACATATAGGTATATCTCTTTAATGCACATAGCAATCTTCTGATTTTCCCAAATTACAGTGCTGCACTAACAAAAGGGCAGTTAGAAGCTTAAAATaggattcctcctccctcacccccccattAAACACTTCTAGTAACTTTCAGGTTCCTAAAACGATTAACTGTTGGGCTGAAATCTCAGACTCATTTccagccctgaggtaagtgttTTGAAAGTTTGAAGAAAACCTGTtcagctgcctttttttttttttttaaaccagggaTTCCTTGACCCACAGTTAGTAAAAAGACTAGACCAAGGTCTTGCAACACAGTGTAAATATGGCCTGTTTTGAGTTTAGCTACATTTGTGCGAGGAACAAATTCCACAGACAAGGGACTTCTGAGGATACCCTGCCTTCAGTGCCACTGAGCTTCGCCACCTAAGTACTATGCATTAACACAAAATAATGCATACAAAGTTACAGCAAGAGGCACAGTTTAAACATGAATGGAACTTGTGTacttgcagagagcctgaaccaATACTTCTGATGGAAGAATATCCCACTAACTTCAACGGGAGGTTTGGCTATGTAATAATACttagtacaccgctacctcgatacaACGCCACCTGATacaacatgaatttggatataacgcggtaaagcagtgcggcggggggggggggggggcatggctgcgcactccggtggatcaaagcaagtgcaatgtaacacggtttcacctataacacagtaagattttttggctcccacggacagcgttatatcaaggtagaggtgtaactgCATAccatttttcatcttcaaagcacttaatATACATAATTATGTTACCCCAACCTTGCAAAACTGTAATGAAACCTCATTTGCCCTCCCTTTCACTATAAGGGTGATCATGAACACCCCAGGATATATTATTTGGCTAACAAATAACTAATCTCCGCAGGCTGCTGGGTGTGGCTGATTTTCCAATACTGCATtgttcccattttgcagatgggaaaagaGACAAGGCAGTTTAGTGACCTGCCCAACATCACACCAAGGGAGTCAGTGGCACGGGACAAATCAGAATTCCCGCTGCCAACATACTACAGTGCTTGGCTCATCGGGACGACATTGAACTcatcagtgccccccccccctccccgccgtcTCCAGCCCTCCCAGCCGCGCCAAACGGCTCGGGGAGGCCGGAGCACCGCAGCAGGGCCGGGTAACAGACGTACAGAAGGACGCGCAGCTCCTCTTTTCTGCACAGACGGGTTTACAAGACGGCGCTTCTCCGACAAGCCCGT encodes the following:
- the LOC120401988 gene encoding TATA-box-binding protein — protein: MDQNNSIPPYAQGLASPQGAMTPGIPIFSPMMPYGTGLTPQPVQSTNSLSILEEQQRQQQQQAAQQSTSQQATQGTSSQTPQLFHSQTLTTAPLPGTTPLYPSPMTPMTPITPATPASESSGIVPQLQNIVSTVNLGCKLDLKTIALRARNAEYNPKRFAAVIMRIREPRTTALIFSSGKMVCTGAKSEEQSRLAARKYARVVQKLGFPAKFLDFKIQNMVGSCDVKFPIRLEGLVLTHQQFSSYEPELFPGLIYRMIKPRIVLLIFVSGKVVLTGAKVRAEIYEAFENIYPILKGFRKTT